Proteins encoded together in one Musa acuminata AAA Group cultivar baxijiao chromosome BXJ3-6, Cavendish_Baxijiao_AAA, whole genome shotgun sequence window:
- the LOC135640257 gene encoding protein LAZ1 homolog 2-like gives MWALYCLVQFYNVTHSRLQAIKPLSKFISFKAIVFATWWQGVGIALVCYVGILPKWGKIQNGIQDFLICIEMAIAAIAHVYVFSAEHYKYLPVSGCGKITSVESKTKSKLIENAKSGPATVEQKETHVEAPGTRITESVQDVVLGGGEHVVKDVALTISQAIEPVEKSVTKFQDTIRHISVGSDKGKKPEVEVDERVTENFVDLKLEFSSEMKVESKNTENLGHHKSVVNSEVKYEAESCPR, from the exons ATGTGGGCTTTGTATTGCCTCGTGCAGTTCTACAATGTCACTCATAGCAGGTTACAAGCTATCAAGCCATTATCAAAGTTCATAAGCTTTAAAGCCATTGTCTTTGCAACTTGGTGGCAGGGTGTTGGTATTGCATTAGTCTGTTATGTTGGTATTCTACCAAAATGGGGGAAAATTCAAAATGGTATTCAAGATTTTCTTATCTGCATTGAA ATGGCTATTGCAGCAATTGCCCATGTATATGTATTCTCGGCAGAACATTATAAATATCTGCCAGTTTCTGGTTGTGGGAAAATAACATCTGTAGAATCTAAAACCAAATCTAAATTAATTGAAAATGCCAAGAGCGGGCCAGCCACTGTGGAGCAGAAGGAAACACATGTTGAAGCTCCTGGAACAAGAATCACGGAGAGTGTTCAAGATGTTGTTCTAGGAGGTGGCGAACAT GTGGTAAAGGATGTGGCATTAACCATATCTCAAGCAATTGAACCCGTCGAGAAAAGTGTCACCAAGTTCCAGGACACCATTCGTCACATCTCTGTTGGCTCTGATAAAGGAAAAAAACCTGAAGTTGAAGTAGACGAACGTGTTACAGAGAACTTTGTGGATCTGAAATTGGAATTCAGCTCCGAAATGAAAGTTGAGTCTAAAAATACAGAGAATCTTGGTCACCACAAATCTGTAGTCAATTCTGAAGTGAAGTATGAAGCTGAAAGTTGCCCAAGATGA